Within the Novosphingobium pentaromativorans US6-1 genome, the region TCGAGCTCTACCGCCGCCGCCTGCCCAGCGGGCGTGACGTCTATGACCTTCCCGCCTACCGCGAGACACTGCCCAACGGTGCGACCTACCAGGTGATCGACTATACGACGCAGGTCATGGACAATTATCCCGAGATCACCGTGCCTGAAGGCCATGTCTTCCTGATGGGCGACGACCGCGACCGTTCGGCCGACAGCCGCTTTCCCTTCGAGACGGACTACCAGGGCACGCCGGGCGGCGGCCTTGGCGGTCCGGTGCCGCTCTCCGACATCGGCGGGCGCGCCGAATTCATCACCTTCTCGCTCGACGGTACGCAATCCTGGAACCCGCTGAGCTGGTGGAGCGCCCTGCGCGATGGGCGCGCCTTCACCAGCCTGCGCCCGCGGATCGAAACGCGCCCGTCCGACAGCAGCACCGGCCAGCCCGGCGGGACGGCCACCTGATGGTCCGCAAGTTCCTCTATGCCGTCGCCGCCATCATCGTCCTGATCACGGTCGGGCGCATTGCCCTGCTGTTCTGGGCCGAAGACCTTACCGAAATGGCCTTCGTCCCCGACGTCACGTTCCAGCCGCAGCCGGCGATGGCGATGAACGCCTGGGACAAGTCGGACATGTGGATTGCGCGCCCCGGGATGCTGCCCAAGGCCGATCCCTCGCGCTACCTGCCGCAGGGTGCAAGCCTGCCGGCCGGAAAACCGCTATCCGCCGCGGTGTTCTTCGTCCATCCCACCAGCTACGTCGAGAAGAACGCGTGGAACGCCAGCCTGAACGACCAGGCCTCGCGCGATCTGGCCGGCCTTTACGTCAAGGGCATGGCGACGCCCTTCAACGCTGCCGACCAGCTGTGGGCCCCGCGCTACCGCCAGGCCGCCATCGGCGCCTTCCTGACCGACGACCCGCAGGCCGACAAGGCGATAGATCTGGCCTATGGCGACGTCCTTGCCGCCTTCGATGCCTTCATCAAGACGGTCCCGCAGGACCAGCCGATCGTGCTGGCAGGGCACAGCCAGGGCTCGTTCCTGCTACGCCGCCTGCTGCGCGACCGCGTGGCCGGCACCCCGCTGGCCGAGCGCATTGCCGCGGCATACATCGTGGGCTGGCCGGTCTCCATCGACCACGACCTGCCGGAAATGGGCCTCAAGCCCTGCGACAGGCCCGAACAGGCCGGTTGCGTAATGAGCTGGCTTACGGTGGCCGATCCCGCGGAGACTGCGCAGCTGGTCAAGGCTTACGTCCGCCGCCACGGACTGGACGGGCAGCCACTCACCCAAAAGACCGCGCAGGGAGTGGCAATCGACAGCCCGTTCCTGTGCAGCAATCCACTGACGGGGACGCGCAACGGCGTGGCCGACGCGCAGGCCAATCTCGGCACCCTGGTGCCCGATCCGGCAAGCTGGAACGGCGAACTGGTAAGGCAGATCGTGCCCGCGGCTTGCGAAAGCGACATGTTCCTGCACATCGGACCACCGCCCAAGCTCGACCTCGGCCCTTACGTGCTGCCGGGCAACAATTATCACGTCTATGACTACACCCTGTTCTGGGCGAACATCAGGGCCGACTTCGAACGGCGGATAGCGGCATGGCAGAAGCAGCACTCATAACCACCAGCGCGCTCGACTATCGCGATGCCTTGCCCGACGCCGGACCGCTGCTGGCGCTCGACCTCGGCACGCAGACCATCGGCACGGCTTTCTGCGACGCCGGCTGGCACTTCGCTTCGCCCGGAAAGACGCTCAAGCGCGGCAAGTTCGGTGCCGACAAGGCGCTTCTCGAGGGCCTGATCCGCGAACGCTCGATCAAGGGCATCGTCATCGGCCTGCCGCTCAACATGGACGGATCGGAAGGCCCGCGCTCGCAGTCGAGCCGCGCCTATGCCCGCAACCTTGCCGCGCTCGGCCTGCCGATCCTGCTGTGGGACGAACGCTGGTCGACGATGGGCGCCGAACGCGGCCTCATCGCCCAGGACATGAGCCGCGCCAAGCGCGCCGAACGCATCGATTCCGCCGCCGCCGCTGTAATCCTGCAAGGCGCAATCGATGCGCTGGCCGGGGGCGTACTCTAGCCGGGGGCGTACTCTGGCCGCGGGCCGAAGCCGCGCCATCTTCTTGCGGCTTATTCCGGAAGCTGCGCGCGCCTGCACTTCGCCACTTGCGCCACGAGCCGGCTTCCGCTCTCCTCGGCACTGCGCCAGACTTCGTCTCGCGCTTCCTCGCTTTGGGCGCAGGCAGCCAGCGCTTCCCATGCATTGAGGCGCATTCTTTCGCTGGGGTGACTGCGCCCGAAATCGTTAGCGAGATCCTTCGCCCTGTCACTGCCAAGCGCCACGGCGACACGCAGGAATGTTTCGCTCGGTCCATGGCCAAGGACGCGGGAAATGCGCGCCTCCCGGGTATCGAACTCGTAATGGTTGAGCCAACCCTGCACTGCCTGCGTATGGACCAGCTTGAGCGAGACCGAGAGCGCGCTGGGCGGGTTGAGCCGATGAATGTCGCGATGCGCCCGGTAGCGATACATCCTGCCCTTGCGCAGTCGCACCCGATTCAGTTTCTTGAGCGCGACTGCTTCCCCTTTCCGGCCGCTGACGCTGCGCCCGTCATATTCGAAGTTCTCGATCTCGCAGCCCGGGCCGAAATAGCCGAGCGTCAGGAAATCGTAGTTGTGATCGTGGGCGACACCATAGCCGAAAGCCCCTGCTCCGCTTGCCCGCATCGCATAGTCGTCTGCCGCTGGCCAGATATTGGCGCGAATGCAGAAATTGCCGCGTCCCGGCGTTGCCAGGACGATCGATTGCGGCCCGCCGCTGCTGATTGCATCGACCGCCCCCGGTGACGGCGCGAAACCGGCCAGCAGGTCGATCAGCAGGTCTCCGAGGAACCGGCGGTCATTGCCAAGGCGGCGCAACCAGTGTGCGGCGTGATCGACGCTTTCCTGCTCGCTCGGATCGAAGCCCCACATTGCCAGCGCCTCGATGCATTCGGACAGGGAAGCCGCAGAGGGCTCGCGGCTCTCGATCAGCTGCGCCATTGCGAGATCCTTTCCAGCTCCGGCCAGGTCTGCAGCAGCGAAAGCTGGGCTTCCTGCGCCAGCGCGGCCAGCGGATCGTCTTCTGATGCCGCGATCTGCCCGAGCAGGATCATCCCGGCGCGGGTATCGAGCGCAAGCAGTTCGCGCATGGCCTGCCAGCGCAGCCCCTCATGGCCCTCGCCGGTCACGATCCGCGAAATCACCGGAACCGCGTCACGCCGTTTCATGCGCGAGAGGACGGAAATTGCCAGCTCGCAGCGGCTGTCGTGCGCATTGGACGCCGCCTGGTGCACCAGGGTGCCGTCGGCCAGCGCGAATTCGCGCACCGGCTCGGTTCCGCCAAGAAAGCGCTGCAGGCGCAGCTTGACCAGGACCCCGCGCGTGCTGCGCATCTGGATCCGCTCGTTCCGGCCATCCCGGTATATGACGGAGCCCGGCTGCA harbors:
- the ruvX gene encoding Holliday junction resolvase RuvX, which translates into the protein MAEAALITTSALDYRDALPDAGPLLALDLGTQTIGTAFCDAGWHFASPGKTLKRGKFGADKALLEGLIRERSIKGIVIGLPLNMDGSEGPRSQSSRAYARNLAALGLPILLWDERWSTMGAERGLIAQDMSRAKRAERIDSAAAAVILQGAIDALAGGVL
- a CDS encoding DUF3089 domain-containing protein, producing MVRKFLYAVAAIIVLITVGRIALLFWAEDLTEMAFVPDVTFQPQPAMAMNAWDKSDMWIARPGMLPKADPSRYLPQGASLPAGKPLSAAVFFVHPTSYVEKNAWNASLNDQASRDLAGLYVKGMATPFNAADQLWAPRYRQAAIGAFLTDDPQADKAIDLAYGDVLAAFDAFIKTVPQDQPIVLAGHSQGSFLLRRLLRDRVAGTPLAERIAAAYIVGWPVSIDHDLPEMGLKPCDRPEQAGCVMSWLTVADPAETAQLVKAYVRRHGLDGQPLTQKTAQGVAIDSPFLCSNPLTGTRNGVADAQANLGTLVPDPASWNGELVRQIVPAACESDMFLHIGPPPKLDLGPYVLPGNNYHVYDYTLFWANIRADFERRIAAWQKQHS